The Neptunomonas concharum genomic interval TGGCTGGTTATTGCGTCGCATCTGCTCCGTTTGAATCAAAACTTCCAGCTTAATATCAAAAGCCCCCTGCGCTCGGTTCGCAGCGGATTCTAAATAAGCGAGCGGCTGTGGATCGGCCTCATCGCGAGTCCAGGATATGCGGTAAGGTGCCATCGCCTCCAGCGTCACAATCCATGGAGAAACCGTTGATGCAAAGTTTTTCGCCAGAAATGGGCCAAGCGGCTGATATTCCCATGCCTGAATGTCACGAGCAGACCAGTCGTTGAACAAGCAGAAGCCAAATACGTGATCGTCTGCAGCATCTAGCGGAATGCGATCGCCCATTGCATTACCTTTACCAACATAGATACCTAGCTCTAGCTCATAATCCAAGCGTTTACATGGCCCCAAGCTTGGTTCAGCAGCATCAGGCGCCTTGGTTTGGCCTAAGGGGCGACGGAATGTTTGCCCAGAAACACCAATAGAGGATGAACGGCCATGATACCCAATAGGCACCCATTTATAGTTGGGCAGTAATGGGTTATCAGGTCGGAAAAGTTTGCCGACGCTGGTTGCATGGAAAACAGAGGTATAGAAGTCCGTGTAGTCACCAATGTGAGCCGGCAACTCATACTCCACCTCACTCATCGGTACGAAAGCTGCCTCCAATGCCCGGTCAGCCCCTTCACGCAGCCCTTTAGATAATGCCAAACGCAGTGCTGAAGCAAATTGGTTTCCCAAACCCATAAGACGGTTCAGCGTAGTATCAGATGCCGCTTCAGCCGCTACTGCAGCATCGCCTGAGAGTAGTTTCAGGCTAGCAACTTTGGCAAGATCAATGACCTGATCACCAATCGCAACACCTCCGCGATAGGTTTCGTTACTACCCGCCCGACGAAAAATGGCAAATGGTAGATTTTGAATGGGGAAATCACAGGCTTCACTATTGGCAGATGCCACCCAGCTTTTCAAATTTACATCGTGGGTTTCGTTTAACTGTATCATGTATTTTCTCTCTACCCTGAAAACGGAAAAAACGAAAGCCTATTATGGCTTCCGTTTATAAAAGGTTAGTTCTGCGTCACAGTTGACTATTGGTCCGCAAACTCTTCTTCATGTAACCATGCTGCATGCTTAGGTGCTTTCTTAGTTTTCGACCACTCTTCCAACATAGCCGGTGCGACCTCTTTGAGCTGTTTCATCTGTGCGTCTGTGCCTGTAATACAGGTCAATTCTAAACGATGTCCATTCGGGTCAAAGAAGTAGATCGATTTAATAATGCCGTGGTTAGTTGGGCCTAAAACGTCCAGACCTTTGGCTTCCAAATCGGCTTTAGCTTCCATCAGTGCTTCTTCACTGGCCACTCGGAACGCAATATGTTGAACCCACTCAGGTGTGTTGCGATCCCGATCCATCTTCTCTTTTGTCGGCAACTCAAAGAAAGCCAGAATATTACCGTTACCAGCATCCAAGAAAAGGTGCATATAAGGGTCAGGCTCTTTTGTGGAAGGCACCAGATCTTCAGCAATGGCTACCAGAAAATCCATGTTAAGCATCTTTTGGTAGAACTCAACGGTCTCTTTCGCGTCGTTGCAACGATAAGCAACATGGTGAATCTGTTCCAGCTTGATCATGTCCGCACCCTCGATATTTATTGTTTGATATAGCCTCCATATTAGTAACATATGTTACCATTGTCAAAGATCAATATTTTTTAATATCTATTTGTTTTATATAGACTTTGTCAATATTTTAGTTATTTATTCCTAACAGGAAATTGTTTTTTACTCTATTGTTGACATACTATAAGGCATCGAAAGCAAGGCAGTACCTCACTATGACCAGTAAAATGCCACCCAGTGATAAACCCGCCACCCTTCAGCTCAACCAGTTTTTCCCTTATCGCTTATCCCAACTGAATGCCTCTGTTAGCGAAGTGATTGCTCAGCTATACTCGGGGCGTTTCGATCTAACGCCTCATGCTTGGCGTGTAGTTGCGACATTAGGGGAGAATGAGCAACTGGCTGCTACTGAGATAGCACAGCTTACAAGCCTTGAGAAAATGCAAGTCAGTCGCGCAATATCAAGCTTAAAAGCGACGGGGCTGATTATGCAGGAAGTTGATCGTAAGGATCGCCGCTTCTCCAGACTCAGGCTTTCGGATGACGGTAGAAAGGTCTACCAACAAATCGTCCCTCTAGTGACAGCACGAGAAGGCTATTTGCTTTCAGTACTCAGTGACGAAGAGAAAACGCTCCTCTACGCTTTAATTGACCGCATTGCGAATCAAGCGGAAACCTTAAAGAAGTTAGGCTAATCCATAGCCTTGGGGCCATTAACCTGTCACAAAATCTTAACATAAATGAATGTTGTTTTTTGTCACAATGCGCCCGTTGAAATTTTATGAACTGAGAGGCTCGGCGAATGAAGATCAAAAAAAGCAATGTAGCAATGGTAGAAAAGTGGATCGATATTCAACTAGCCAAAGATGACAAGTTTCCTTTTGATCAAGACGAGTCATCCAAAGCATCTAAAAAACACCTTAAAGCCTTAAAAGCCTGGAGAAAATGCACTCGTAATGCAAAAGAAGTCAGGGAGTGGTGTGATGAATGGTTGGATGAAGAGTACACCGAAAAGCTCTGGAGCTCTATCGAGAAAAACCGCTCACATAAGGCTGATCAAACATTAAAACTGACTCAGGATGCATACGAGCGTATTACCGCCGAAGCCGACGAACTGGACCTCTCCCCTTCGGAATTGATTATTTCGCTTTTGCCATCAGATAAGTCTTAATCTTATGCGTTTTTCAGGCTGACATAAAATCGAAAACCGCTAGCCAGTATCACCCCAGCGGTTATACGGCTAGCCCAGCCCACGTTAGTGGATCGGTCTGCTCGCCTAAGAGCCCTATCCCTTGATACAAAATTGTTTCTCTAGGTGCAGATATTATCTGAGTAGAGAAAATGTAATTTATTTGAATATAGTCACTAAATAATCATTCATTATTAGCAGGTATACCCTCAACTCTAATACAGTCTCGTCCAGAGTCTTTTGCTTGATACAATAGCGCATCGGCACGCTTAAATAGATCATGGGTAGTTACATCTTCGTCAGCAATCTCGGCCACTCCGATACTGATCGTATAATTGATTTCTTTACCTTCAAACAAAACAATATTGTCTCTATTCACGGTTAAAATTCGTTCTGCTAATAAAACCCCCTTTTCTACTGGTGTATTGGGTAGAAGAATCACAAACTCTTCACCACCAAACCTAGAAAAAAGGTCAGTGTTTCTCAGTAACCGCTGGGTAGTAATTACCAAAGATTGCAATACCAAATCACCGGCTAGGTGCCCATACAAGTCATTGATCTCTTTAAAGTAGTCAATATCCAGTATTAATAGCGTAAAATTATTTTCATAACGCTTCGCAAGATTAAACTCTCTATCTAAGCTTTTTTGAAACCCCCTACGATTAGTTATACCGGTAAGCGAATCTAGATCTGCTTGCTTAGCAAGTTCTCTCTGAGCTTGTTTTCTTTTTTCCACTTCATAGCGCAAACGAAGTGTGATGAGCGAGAGGTAGAAAATAGCCCCCACTAATAAAATAAAGGGGAAAGATAACAATTGTAACCACCGCTTAAAACGCTCCCAATCATCACCCGTATCGCTTTGGTAGATAAATGAGTCTAGGTCATAGTGATCTATCAACCCCAGATGCTGATAAACCTTAGCAATACTTTCCCAACGTGTTTTATTGATATAACCGACTTCGATGACACTGGGGTTGATCAGTTTCATCATCTCTTGCGCTTCATACAGAAGAAACGCTTTGTCGTACTGTTCTCCACGCATTTTGTATGTATTGAAAATATGACTGGCAATCTCTTCAGGATGAGCTAATGCATAACGCCAACCGTCCAACGAAGCTTGGCGAAACTTGCTCACCACCTCAGTTTGCTCCTTTAGCATGTACTCGCTGGTAAATAGCAAGTCACCGTAGAAATCGATTCCATAATCTCTAGGCTCAATGGCAACTGGCGCTTTACCCGCTTTCTTTAAAAAATAAGGGGAGTCCGTTATATAGGCGGGCATCAGCTGTGTTTTACCTTGTATCAGATCATTTAGATCCCACGTGGGAAAATGGTTATTCAACGAGCTCAAATCAACACCGGCAACCAGAAGAGCTGCTACCGCCTCCGCATCGATGCGCTGATCACCACTTCCGGGTAAATTAAGTGAAATAGGACGTTGATTGCCAATATCCTCTAAGCGATTAAAACCGTAATCTTCTGTGGTTAAAAAGACATAGGGGGAGTGCTGCAGTATGTTCGCCAGCACGACCAATGGAAAGCCACGGCTGTGATTGATAAGCAGATCCGAGCGTGTCGTGCCAAACTGTGCTCGATGAAATAACACCTCAGACTCTGGCACAATTGCGTGGCCATGTTCATCGTAACCACCATCTTTGATAGTTACATCCAGCCCCGCATCCTGATAGAAGCCTTTTAATTTCGCTGCATAATAACCAGCAAATTGAAACTGATGGTTCCACTGTAATTGCAGAGTAACAGCTACGGTATCCTGCTTCTCCCTAGCGATTATATCCGTCGTAAACAGTAAGCATATTAGAAACATCTTTACGACACAGAGGCTGCGAAAGATATTAAACCATTCTGCCATACATCCCTGACCTCAACCCGAAAACGGGTTAAACTTTAGATTACATAGTAGCAGAGGCGGTTTTTTTCGCCATCTATTAACCACTTTACATAGTTTCCTGTAGGTAATACGAATGAGTTTACTCCACAAACTAAAATCACTGTTTGCTGTAGAAGAAGTCCAACAACCTGCTTTGAAAGAGAATTATAAGGATTTTGAAATCATTGCTGATCCTGTTGAAACCGATGGTCAGTACCGTATTAATGGGCTTATTAAAAAAGGAGAGCATGAACACATCTTCATTCGAGCGGATCTATTACCCTCACGCGAAGCGTGTGAGCAGGAAACCTTACGTAAAGCTCGTGTGATGATAGATCAACAAGGAGATAGACTATTTAACCCGCAATAGCCTGCAATTTAAGCGCATATGTCAGCACCTTTGATGGATTGTGTCATTGTTTCCACATCCTTTTCTTTAATAGGCTTGTCGTTATAACAATAAAAACGAGAGCCTCTTTATGACACACAAGAAAACACTGGCATGCCTGGTTGGCTTACTGACACTGCAAAATGCCCACGCTAATGAGTTCAGTAACACACTATTTTTTGGAGACAGCCTCACCGATTCCGGCTCATTTCTGCCTATCCTGCAGGCTAACCCCAGTTACAACGGGGCCGGGAAATTCACAACAAACCCAGGGCCTGTTTGGTCAGAAGTGCTAGCAGCTGAATATGGCGTAGCCTTATCCCCTGCCAATCAGGGTGGCACTAATTATGCCGAAGGCGGTGCTCGAATCATCGACCAGCCTGGCGTTGGTAGCTTTCCTGCAACGGGCGCTACTCCTATCCTGACACAAGTTCAGACCTACCTTGCTGCTAACGGTGGCAAGGCCGATCCAAATGCACTCTACTCACTCTGGGGGGGCGCTAATGATATTTTTTGGATTGCTGGCGGACAGGTAGCCACCGCTGATATTTCCAACTACCTAACGACCACAATTACAGGACAAGTCCAGGCTATTGGGGCCCTAAGAGCCGCCGGGGCGAAATATATTATTGTGCCGACACTACCTGATATTGGTGCCAGCCCATTTGGTACATCTCAAGGTGCTGCGGGTGCCGAAGGTCTTACCCGGTTGTCGAAAACCTATAATGACAATTTAATGCAGGCCTTACGGGTTAATAATATCTCCGTTATAACGGCGGATATGTTTACACTACTAAAAGAGATCCAAAGCCAGCCAAACCAATATGGTTTTGAAAATGTATCCCTGCCTGTTTGTGGAGCCCTGAGCTCTCTGCTGTGTGTCGAAGGCGAGCACTTTCCTTCTGGCTTAGAACAAACGTTTCTGTTTGCTGATGGTGTGCATCCAACCTCATCGGCTCATAAAATCATCAGTGAATATGTCAAAAGTATCTTAGATGCCCCAGCTTTCGCCCAAAGCTTGCTTGTATCAGCCAGTCTAGATCAGCTCGCTATCATCGACGAAATCGATACTCAGCTTAACCAATCAAGAATGCAAAATGATGGTGAAACCTCACTCTGGATCAGTGGTAGCATGGGTAATCAAGACGGTGTCGTCGAGGCTTCCCCGACATCCCTTGGGATTGGTTTAAGTGTGCGTCAAAATCAGCATCAAACACTGGGAGCTGGTTTGCACTTGAGCCAAGCCGATGCGGATATGCAAGGCGGCAATGTGGATGCATCAACAACGTCATTTACGGTTTATGGTGGTTGGGATATCAACCAATGGCAGCTTAACAGTAGTTTGACGGTATCTGCAGGTGATTACGATACCCAACGAACAGTTAACCTTGGTGCAGCTACCCGTACTGTCAAAGGAAGCACCGATGGTATCCACTTTGGCGCCCAAGCCAGCCTTCATTACCCCTTAGAAACAGCAGCCTTTCATCATGGCCCTACTCTGCGGCTTCGCTACCAACGTTTGAGCCTTTCCGGTTTCTCCGAGGAAGTCGGGACAGGCTCATCAACGGCTATGCATTTTGGCGCACAAACGGACGACAGCTTAACCGCTGTGGCCGGATGGCAGATTCGCAGCAAAGGTACACAGTGGCAACCTTATGGTGGCCTTGAGTGGGAGCAAATACTAACCGAAGATCCCGATTCTGTAATGGCATCGTTAGTAAACTTGCCCGGCAACGTGTTCTCACTCCCAACTATCGAGCAGGATAAAGGGACAGGGAAACTCACGTTGGGTGTCGACGGAAAACTAACGCAAAACATGTCTCTGAGTGCTCGCATCACCCATGCGTTTGCAAATGATAGCCGAGACGATACCCGATTTAATCTATCGGCAAATATTAGATTCTAAATGCCACCCATCTGGATCAGGGTACCAGACTGATACCCTGATCCAATAGCCTCTATTAAAGGCTTATCTCTGCTGGCAGGACTAACAACTCCATGTGAAGTCGGTTATTAGTTACTCTTCGACCAAGAATCCCGCAAAGTCACCGTTCTGTTGATGATTAGATGTTCGCTGCTAGAATCAGGATCAACACTAAAATACCCCATCCGCTCAAACTGGTAACGACTTTCCGCAGGCGCATCCCTTAGCCCTGTTTCAGCTCTCGCCTCTTTCAGGACAACCAACGATTCAGGATTTAAGCAATCCATAAAACTGCGGTTCTTATCACCATCAGGATTCGCTTCTGTGAACAGTCGATCATACATACGCACTTCACAAGGAACGGATAACTCTTCAGATACCCAATGAATAACGCCATTAGGCTTATAGCCTTCAGGGTTAGCACCATTGGTTGCAGGGTCGTATGTGCAGAGTAGCTCGATCACCTCACCCGCTTCATTTTTAATTACTTCATTGCAGGTGATCACATAAGCACCGCGCAGACGAACGGAGTCACCTGGAGCTAAGCGCTTCCACTTATCTTTTTTATTTTTAGGGACTGGCTTCTCTTCGATGAAGTCTTCCTGCTCAATCAGTACATTGCGAGTCAGGCCAACTTTACGCATACCCATGCTCTCATCTTTGGGGTGCGCAGGTAGTTCAAACCACTCTTCAACCCCTTCAGCCATATTGGTTAAGGTAACTTTAAGTGGCTGCGTTACACACATGGCACGAGGAGCTGAGCTATCCAGATCATCTCTAATCGCAGCTTCAAGCATCCCCATATCAACAATACCATTTGAGCGGGTCACTCCAATCATATCGCAGAAACGTCTAATCGATTCAGGAGTGTAACCTCGACGTCTTAGACCCGAGATGGTTGGCATTCGAGGATCGTTCCAGCCAGCAACGATCTGCTCGTCGACCAACTGTTTCAGCTTACGCTTACTGGTGATGGTGTAGTTCAATTCAAGACGAGAGAACTCGTACTGACGCGGCTTAGCAGGCACCGGTAAATTATTGATAAACCAATCGTATAACGGGCGATGATCTTCAAACTCCAATGTGCAGATGGAGTGCGTAATACCTTCGATCGCATCGGATTGCCCATGAGCAAAATCATAAATGGGATAGATACACCATTTATCGCCTGTCTGATGGTGATTAGTGTGCAGAATACGATAGATCATAGGATCACGTAGATTCATATTCGGCGCAGCCATATCAATCTTTGCCCGTAAAGCACATTCACCTTCTGCAAATTCACCGTTCTTCATTTTCTCAAATAACGATAAATTCTCTTCTATGGTGCGGTCACGGTAAGGGCTGTTTTTGCCAGGTTCACTGAAGCTACCACGGTACTCGCGTGCTTCTTCAGGACTTAAATCACACACATAGGCTTTTCCTTCTTTAATAAGATGGACTGCCCATAGATATAACTGATCAAAATACGCCGATGTATAACGGATTTCGCCAGTCCACTCATATCCCAGCCACTGAATATCACTGATAATGGAGTCAATATACTCTTGGCTTTCTTTTTCAGGATTTGTGTCATCAAAGCGAAGATGGCAAGCACCTTGATACTTCTCAGCGGTTCCAAAATTCAAGCAGATAGACTTCGCATGACCGATATGTAGATAACCATTAGGCTCCGGCGGGAATCGCGTTACAACACTCCCTCCGTGTACATTATTTTTTAGGTCATCTTCGATGATCTGATGGATAAAATTGGTCGGTTTTAGGCTGGATTCGTTATTTGACATGTTCTCTACGTCTATTCAAACCGGTTTCAAGGCTTTATGCCTTGAGCAAAGGGGCATTATAAACACTTAGAGAGCCAGTTCACACAACCGTCAATGGTAAATTTCTATAAAGATAATCACCTATACCGTGCAGCGGAGTCATACTTGCGTATAATAGGCAGATTACAAGATCGATGATTAGAAGGACTCAATAGCAATGATTATTCTCCACACAAACCATGGCGACATTACGTTAGAGCTTGATTTTGATAAAGCGCCAAAAACCGCTGCAAACTTCGAGCAATATGTTCGTGATGGTTTTTATGATGGTGTAATTTTCCATCGTGTTATTGATGGATTTATGATTCAAGGTGGCGGCTTTGAACCAGGTATGGTCGCCAAAGACACTCGCGAATCGATTGAGAATGAAGCCGATAACGGGCTATCTAATCGAAAAGGTACGATTGCGATGGCCCGCACCATGGACCCTCATTCAGCCTCAGCACAGTTTTTCATAAACGTTTCAGACAATAGCTTCCTTGATCATACCGCCAAAACAACAGAAGGCTGGGGTTATGCCGTTTTCGGCAAAGTAGTTGATGGACAAGACATTATCGACACCATTAAAGGCGTAGAGACCACAATGCGCGCAGGCCATCAGGATGTACCCAAAGAAGACGTTGTTATTGAAAAAGCAGAAGTCGTAGAGAGCGAAGAATCTCAAGCTTAACCTATGTCAGTCTTTTTCATTTCAGACCTTCACCTACAAGCAGAGCGCCCGGATATTACTCGGGCGTTTGTACACTTTATTGAGACCACCGCAAAACAAGCCAAGCAGCTCTACATTCTTGGGGACTTATTTGAAGCCTGGATTGGCGATGATATGCCTGTACCTGAATTTGAGCACGTGTTCTCGTCTCTAAAAAATCTAAGCAGCAGCGGGTGCCACATATATTTCCAATGTGGAAATCGAGATTTTCTTGTCGGCCAACAGCTCATGGCACGTATCGGGGCAACGCTTCTAAGTGATACAGCCATTGTCAGCTTGCCCGTAGGACCTGCCCTCCTCATGCATGGTGATCAGCTATGCACCGATGACATCGAGTATCAATCTTTTAGAGAGATGGTCAGAAATCCCACATGGCAACAAGATTTTATCGACAAACCTCTAAAAGAGCGTATCGCAATTGCAAAACAATTAAGGAATGCTAGCAAAGCACGCGGTATGGAAAAAGCGGATGAGATTATGGACGTTAATGCACAGGCGGTAGAAACTGCGTTCAAAAATGCGAACGTCGACCTGATGATTCATGGACACACCCATCGCCCTAACATTCATAGTACCGCAATCGATGGCCACTGCAGATCCCGGATTGTTTTAGGCGATTGGGACCACAGCCTATGGTATCTATGTTGTGATATCAATGGGCTCAACTTGGTCGATGAACCCATTAGTTAGCTAGCGTTTTGACTAGGCCGCCGTTGGGACTCCACTATGAAACCGGAATTCGGTGTCAGGCGTAGAAATCAATTCCGCTTCAACCTCACGAAACATAGCCACCCTTTCATCGATTGGCTCGCCTGCATAATCAGCCGCTAATCCCAAATAGTCTTGATAATGGCGACCTTCTGACTTCAACAAGGAGCGATAGAATTTGGCCAGTACATCATCTAGATGAGGAGCAAGCTTTGCAAAACGCTCACACGAACGTGCTTCAATAAAAGCCCCCACAATAAGCGTATCGACCAACCGGCCCGGTTCGTGGGTTCTGATATGCTGACGCAGCCCACCGGCATATCGAGCAGGCGACATGTGGCAGTAGGTAACATTACGAGCTTCCATTAACTCTAGAACCTGCTCAAAATGGATTAGCTCTTCTCGTGCAAGACGCGACATTTTATTGAGCAGATCTGTACGATCCACATAGCGAAACATAAGCGTCATTGCCGTCGAAGCCGCTTTTTTTTCACAGTGTGCGTGATCAATTAAAAGTATCTCAGGCTGCCGTAATGCCTCATCGACCCAAGCATCGGGAGTCTCACAACCTAAAAATTCATGAATTTCGTTAAGGACGTCCATCAATTACCTACCTCGTTATCAAGCAGGTAATTATATCGCTTCGAGAAGCCGCACAAAACGGCTAAATAGAAAATGGCTGACACCAAAAAACGGGGTAGAAAGACACATGCCTTTCTACCGTCATTAAACTAATCAATCAACGTATCAATGAGATCAATCATAAACTCGGTTGACTCTTCATCCATCAGCTCCCAGCCTCCCAGCTGCATCGCCTCGAGTACTTTCTGCCCTTTTGGGTCATCTTTCATCTCAAGCAAGCAAGTACTGAGCTTTGGAATTAAATGCTGAATACGAGGGCCAGCTAAAAGGGCGTGATGAATTACATCAATTTGGCTTTCAACCAAGACACGCATTTGATTTTTGGTTAGACCAGATAAATCTTCAAATGCTTCTTTCAGGAAAAACCCAATATCTGCACTACCGTTTAACAAACTCTTTGCGACAAGGACATAGCTATGAACATGAGAGATTGTTACATTGGATGCGTCTAAATCAGCCGGCTCAATCATGATCATGCCCATCATATGCACATCAGGATCATGCGTTGTAGCCACACGAATACCCGGCGGGAGCGTCTCTATTGACTGGTATTGAGACCCATCAGGAACAGCAATGATGGCCTCATCAGAATTACCGGTAGGTCTAACAACTGCTTTGAAACCCTTTTCCCTAACCAGCATGGCTGCATCGTAAGGGTTGGCATAAATTAGATCAATTTTGTCGAGTTGGATATCCCGCCGCTGCGCCTCAAAATCATCATACAGCTCCAGATGCATAGGCATCTCCAGTTGACGCTGTAACCATGTATTGAAAATAAACCAGCCTGATAAATGGTCAGGAGAGAAGTCAGGGCTTACCGATAAAGTACAGGTCATATTCTAGGCTCCCTGATCAGCAAGCATCGTTTTATAGAGTGCGGTACACTCGTCCACTTTACTTCGAGAAGGCTTCCGCCTCACTGAGGTATATCCCATTAATTGGCCATTACGAATATTAGGGATCACTGTTGCTTTGACCCAGTAATAAGCACCATCTTTACGCAAGTTTTTAACGTAACCATGCCACTTCTTACCCGACTGAATAGTATCCCAAAGATCCTTAAAGGCGGCAGATGGCATATCTGGGTGCCTCAAAATAGAATGGTTTGTCCCAATCAGCTCTTCAAGCATATACCCAGACATATCAATAAACGCTTGATTTGCGTGAGTAATTATACCGGTAGTATCTGTCCGGGAAACAATAAGCTTCCCGTCAGGATAAGGCACTTCTTGATCAACGATTACCGCCTCTCTCGAAGTACCGTCAAAATATTTGATAAACATAAGCGTTGCTTCTTAGAGCAGCTTACCAATCGCTTCAGCCGCTCGTTTTACGTCCAGAAAAATCAATCCTAAACGTGCGTTGGGTTTTGCCACAACGGTTAACACTGAATCATGATTCGCGTGAGTCATCAAAATGTAACCATCGACACCTTTAACCAGCACCTGTTCGAGCTCGCCACGAGCCAGCTCCTGGGCTGTTCTTTCTCCAAGAGAAAGCATTGCTGCGCTCATTGCGCCCACCCTGTCTTCATCCATGCTAGAAGGCAATAAAGCCTCGATCATCAAGCCATCGGTTGAGATGACGGCTGAGGCTTCAATCTCAGCTGAAGTACCATTCAGGTCGCTAAGAATTGACCCCATCATTTCAGAACGCATAGCAACTTCACTCCATTATAGTAATATTTGTCCGATCTATGGATCAGTAATCTAAGTAGCGACTCGCAAGTGCACTTAGTAGTTCAACAAATTGGTGTTGGTTTAAGTTTGGTTGTTCGTGGATCACTAATGCGAACATTTGTGATCCAACGTGAATTATCCATGTGCCTAATAAGCTATTCCCTACCGGGTCAAGCAACCCCCAGGATTGTCCCATCAACTCTAAATCACGATTAAGAAGTTGGTGATGGCGGTGATGCATACTGATCAGATCAGCCGCAAGAGCCGCCAGCGAATCCGCATGATCCTGATCAAATCCTGACGAGCCTAAGCAAAAGCCTTGATCATCCCCCAATACCACTTTCCCCGTTGTGGATAATACAGGCAAAACCTTTGAAAGAATCGTTTCTAAGCTGCCAGAAACAGGCTCTGCAGGGTTATCACTTAAGACGAGAAAACGGCGGGCAATCAGTTTTTGAAACAGAGCGTCTGCCATATCTTTATCTAAGTCAGCC includes:
- a CDS encoding PAS domain-containing protein translates to MFIKYFDGTSREAVIVDQEVPYPDGKLIVSRTDTTGIITHANQAFIDMSGYMLEELIGTNHSILRHPDMPSAAFKDLWDTIQSGKKWHGYVKNLRKDGAYYWVKATVIPNIRNGQLMGYTSVRRKPSRSKVDECTALYKTMLADQGA
- a CDS encoding phosphate/phosphite/phosphonate ABC transporter substrate-binding protein; the encoded protein is MTCTLSVSPDFSPDHLSGWFIFNTWLQRQLEMPMHLELYDDFEAQRRDIQLDKIDLIYANPYDAAMLVREKGFKAVVRPTGNSDEAIIAVPDGSQYQSIETLPPGIRVATTHDPDVHMMGMIMIEPADLDASNVTISHVHSYVLVAKSLLNGSADIGFFLKEAFEDLSGLTKNQMRVLVESQIDVIHHALLAGPRIQHLIPKLSTCLLEMKDDPKGQKVLEAMQLGGWELMDEESTEFMIDLIDTLID
- a CDS encoding peptidylprolyl isomerase, with amino-acid sequence MIILHTNHGDITLELDFDKAPKTAANFEQYVRDGFYDGVIFHRVIDGFMIQGGGFEPGMVAKDTRESIENEADNGLSNRKGTIAMARTMDPHSASAQFFINVSDNSFLDHTAKTTEGWGYAVFGKVVDGQDIIDTIKGVETTMRAGHQDVPKEDVVIEKAEVVESEESQA
- a CDS encoding roadblock/LC7 domain-containing protein codes for the protein MRSEMMGSILSDLNGTSAEIEASAVISTDGLMIEALLPSSMDEDRVGAMSAAMLSLGERTAQELARGELEQVLVKGVDGYILMTHANHDSVLTVVAKPNARLGLIFLDVKRAAEAIGKLL
- a CDS encoding UDP-2,3-diacylglucosamine diphosphatase; the encoded protein is MSVFFISDLHLQAERPDITRAFVHFIETTAKQAKQLYILGDLFEAWIGDDMPVPEFEHVFSSLKNLSSSGCHIYFQCGNRDFLVGQQLMARIGATLLSDTAIVSLPVGPALLMHGDQLCTDDIEYQSFREMVRNPTWQQDFIDKPLKERIAIAKQLRNASKARGMEKADEIMDVNAQAVETAFKNANVDLMIHGHTHRPNIHSTAIDGHCRSRIVLGDWDHSLWYLCCDINGLNLVDEPIS
- a CDS encoding tRNA-(ms[2]io[6]A)-hydroxylase — protein: MDVLNEIHEFLGCETPDAWVDEALRQPEILLIDHAHCEKKAASTAMTLMFRYVDRTDLLNKMSRLAREELIHFEQVLELMEARNVTYCHMSPARYAGGLRQHIRTHEPGRLVDTLIVGAFIEARSCERFAKLAPHLDDVLAKFYRSLLKSEGRHYQDYLGLAADYAGEPIDERVAMFREVEAELISTPDTEFRFHSGVPTAA